CCCAGCAGGGTGCAGAGGGTGGCCGCGACATTGGCCAGGCCGGGGTCTGGGACGGAGGTCAGGCGGAGGGTGTTTTGGTCGTGGAAGTCCTTGACGATGAACGGCACCGGGTTCAGGGTATGGGCGACCATGGGTGACCGTTTGCCGTTTTTTTCGGTCCACATGCATTCGGCGTTGCCGTGGTCCGAAGTGATGACGGCAATGCCGCCGGCATCGGCGACGGCGTCCAGAATGCGTCCCAGGCAGAGGTCCACGGTGGCCACGGCAATGCGGATCGCCGGTTCCACCCCGGTATGCCCGACCATGTCTCCGTTGGCCAGATTCACCCGAATGAAGCGATGTCGGCCCGCGGCAATGCTCTCGATGACACGGTCGGTGATCTCCGCGGCTTTCATCCAGGGGCGCAGGTCAAAGGCGATTCTGTCCGAGAGTATTTCTTCGTAGGTCTCCAGCTCTGGATTGATATATCCGGATTTATTGCCGTTCCAGAAGTAGGTGACGTGGCCGTATTTCTGGGTTTCAGAAATGGTGAACGAGGTGATTCCCGTGGCGCAGAGGTATTCCCCAACCGTGCCGGTGATGGTCGGCGGGGCCACGAGAAACTGCTTGGGAATCATGGCGTCTCCGTCATACTGCATCATCCCGGCATAGATCACGTCCGGACGGCGGATTCGGTCGAACTCGGTGAATTCCTCTTCCTCAAAGGCCCGGGAAATCTCGATGGCCCGGTCTCCTCGAAAATTGAAAAAAATCACGGCGTCGCCATCCTCGATGGTTCCCACCGGCGTGTCATGCTCCACGACCACGAAGCTGTCCATGTACTGATCCGTTATCTTCGGGTCTTCCTGGTAAAATGTTTCGATGGCCTCCGAAGCCGAGGTGAAGCGACGACCGTGGCCCAAAACATGGGCCTGCCAGCCCTTCTCCACAACCGGCCAGTTGGCGTTGTAGCGGTCCATGGTCGTGACCATCCGCCCTCCACCCGAGGCGATCCGGTAGTCCCGGCCTTCGACGGACAGTTTGCGCAGGCGGTCTTCCAATGGGCCTACGTAGCGCAGCGCGCTCTTCTGGTCCACGTCCCGACCGTCCAGTAAGGCATGTACCCGTACCCGACGGATTTTCTCCCGAGCGCAGCCGTCCAGAAGAGCGTACAGCTGTTCAACATGGCTATGCACGTTGCCGTCGGAGGTCAGGCCGATAAAGTGGACGGTCCCGCCGTCCTTGCCGGCCTGAATCACGCGTTGCCAGGTTTCGCCCTGAAACACCCGACCGGAGGCTATGGCTTCGTTGACCAGCCTGGCCCCTTGGGAAAAGACCCGGCCGGCCCCCAAGGCGTTGTGGCCCACCTCGGAATTGCCCATGTCATCGTCCGAAGGCAGGCCCACCGCCGTGCCGTGGGCCTTGAGGGAGATCATGAGTGGCTCTTGAAGCAGGGCGTCCAGGACCGGAGTGTGCGAGACATGGACGCCATCGCTGGCATCCCGGGGGCCCAGGCCGATGCCGTCCATGATGACGAGGACCACGGGGCCGGGACAGGGTTGCACGTCTGTGAGGGGGGTGAGGGGAGCGATGGACATGAGCGATCCTTTTTGGCTACTTGAGGGTGGATGAATCCATTAGGCCGGGCTACCTGCCGCGGAGAATATTCCAGTAATACCGGAGCCTTGATTTCCATGTTGCCTGCAACGGGCCACGTTCATTTCGCAAGGCGTCGCCCTGGAGCCGGTAGAGCGGACCGCCGCCGGGGTTGCGCCAGCCGCGGTTCAGGGCCGCGCCGATGCGCATCCGGTAGGGGTAGTGGCGGGCCGTGAGACGATCGATGCGGCGGTTTACCAGGCCGGATGGATATACATAGGTGTTCGGGAATCGGCCCAGGTGGTCGGCGATGATCTGCCCGGCCCCATGGATTTCCCGGACCAGGTCCACGTCAGGGTCGGTCAAGTCCCGATGCCCCGCGGAATGGCAAGCTATCTGGGCCGCTCCGCTGTCCTGCATTTCCCGCAGTTCTTGCCAGGAGCAGAAGCAGGCCGTGTTTCCCTTGCGCCCAACCTGGGAACTGACGTTCAGCCGGTCGGGCATCGGGACAACGACGCTGTCCCGGATGACGTCCGTGGACACGCTGACCAGGGCGCGCAGCCCCATCTCCCGCAATATCGGGTAGACGAAGTGATAGAAGCCGACGTGGGCATCGTCAAAGGTCAGGCAGATACTCAGCTTGTTCGGCTGGAGCGGTTCCCCCGGCAAGACCACGGGGTGGTTGTCGCGCACGTACCGCAGATGGGCGTGGAGTAGCCGTGGGTCATTGGCGTACTTGCCCCCGCCTGGGACCACGTCATGGTACATCACGACGGCAAGCACGCTGATTGGCCTCATGCAGCTTGAGATACTTGTAGAATGCGGTGTGACCGTTGTAGGCCGAGATGAGCAGGCCTTCATACCCCTGGGTAACGCCGCGCTGCAGCACATACGATTTGAAAAAGGCAAAGCTTCCGTGCAGGAGGGCTTTCATTGGTCCGGAGCTTTTTTTCCCGGCGTGCTGGGCCGCGAATTGATCGGTATAGTGCTGCATCTTGGTCAGAAAGTCGGCGACGCAGGCATAGGAGTAGTGGCGGACGGGATGGCTGAGGCGGACCTCACGCAGGCCCGTGGTGATCACGCCTTCATGCACAGCGACGTCCGTGAACCGGGTGCGCCCGCGATGAAACAGCCGGACGTGGCGGTCCGGATGCCAGCCACAGGTGGTGATGCGCTTGCCGTTGAAGTAGTTTTCCATGGGGAAGGAGTAGACGCAGGCCGGATTCAGGGACTGGTTGCTGATCTCCGTGAAAAGTTCCGATGTGACGATCTCGTCGCTGTCAATGGAGAGAATCCAGTCATGGGCGGCCAGTTCCACGGCCCGGTTGTGCAGGGGGCCGAAGCCCGTGAAGGGCTCCTGGAACACGCGGACGTTGGCGAAGGTCGCGGCGATGTCCAGGGTGACGTCGGTGGAGCCGTTGTCCAGGATGACCACGTCCGCAAAGGCGGAAACAGCCTGCAGACATTCGGCGAGCAGCCGTTGGGCGTCTTTGGTCAGGATCGTGACGCTGATGGGAAGCATTGAGGATGGCGTCATGATGCCCCCGTCGTGGCGGTTGTCCGGGCAGAAACGGTCTTGCCCCGGGCAGCCCGGTAACTTTGCAGGGTTTTGGCCATCATGCGCTCAAACCCCAGCCGGGATGTGGCCAATTGGAAAGCGGTCTCAACGCGGGCCGGGTCGCCCTTGTCCAGAACATCCAGCACGGCCCTGGCCATGGCCGGGATATCTTGTCCCGGAACCAGCCATCCTGTTTGGTCCCCGACCAGCTCGGCCACTGCCCCGACATCTGTGGCGACCACGGGCCTGCGCATGGCAAAGGCCTGGGGAACCACTCGGGACTGGGCCTCCACATCCACGGAGGCCAGGACGACGCAATCCGCGGCAGCGATGATTTCCGGGACATCCTCCCGGTATCCGGTCATGGTCACGACACCGGCCAGATCACGCTCCTGAATCCGTTGGCGCACCTGCTCCTCGAATTCCGGCCGGGTGCCCTGGCCCACAAGCAGGAAGCGGACATCGGGTGATGTCTGGTGCACCAACGCGGCCGCCTCGACAAAAAAGAGCTGGCCTTTGTCCGGGCGGATCATGCCGATATTGACCACGACGCGCGTATGCCCTGCAATGCCGAATTCCCGGCGAACCTGCCCGCCGGAAACCCTGGGATGGAAGCGGGCCAGGTCAATGCCTTCCCCGATGACGTCAATGCGCTGGGGGTCGAGACCAGCCTCGGCCACCCTGCCCCGCAACAGCTTCGCCGTGACGATGATTCGGTCCGCGCCATATTTCCAGTAAGGGGTATGGGTGATGTCGCGGGAAATGGGTTTGGTGACATGGACGGAGCGGACAACCGGATAGCCGAACAGACGCAGCCACGCGCAGAGCTGGGCATCCCGCGAGCCGTGGGCGTCGATGACGTGAATGCCCTTTTCCCGCACGAAGCGCAGCAGCTTCATGAACACGGCCGGGTTGGCACTGCCCCGGAATGCCAGGGGAAAAACAGGCAGACCCAGGGACGTTGCCCGCTCCACGATTTTCGAAGCAGGATGGGCCGCGATCCAGCCGCGATGTCCCTGGTCGATCAACCAGCGGATCTGTTCCAGGATGCGCATTTCCTGGCCACCCCAGTTGGGGCTGGATTCCGTATGTAAAATGTGCAAGGGGTGGGGCATGGCTGATGCGTTTTTTTAAACAGTCCGTTGAAAAACTCCCAATTGCTGCGTCGCTGCAAAAAGTTCAAACTCTCACGTATGAATAAATACGCTTCGACCTTGATTCGATTGCCCGGATGGCAAATCGAAAATGTGGCGAAGCCACAGCCCGTGAGGGCCGGACACAGGACGTGTCCGGTAGCTTTTTTTGCTCCTTGCTCTTGGGGCTTTTGAACGGACTGCCGGATAAGGACTTTTTCAACACTCAGATAGGCCCCGGTAAAAGGCCGTGGGCGACGTATTGACTCCATCTCGACCATTCTCGGGAACGAGACAACATAAGGTGATGCGGGAAAATGCACAATCTTGACGATCCGGCCATGCATGTGCCGAAGTATTTACGCCATTTGCGGCAGGTGGTGGTGGACCGGTCGGTCCTGGATGCCCCATTGACCCAGCGGGTGCTGCGGCGGTTGGGGCATTTGCCCGTGGAGATCCGTGAATCCGAGTTTGATTTCGGGCGCATGTCTCCCTCTTCGGTGGACAAAAGGGCCGAGGATGCATCCGATCCCAGGGAGAGCGGCGAGGGAACCGTTTATCTGAAGCACTACCGGGGTCGTTTCCTGCGCTCCTGTCCGGGAACGCGGCACTATCACTGCTGCGCCTACCGGATCGTGCATATCGGCGAGAATTGCCCCTTGTCCTGCTCCTACTGCATTCTCCAGGCCTACTTCCAGGACCGGGTTCTCAAGGTCTGGGCCAATCAGGCGGATTTGTTCGCCGAACTGGAGTCGGCCTTCATGGAGCAATCCGATCGTCGCTGGCGACTGGGCACCGGAGAGTTCACCGATTCCCTGACCCTGGAGCCGGTGACCGGGTACAGTGGTGACCTGGTCGGGTTTCTGGGGACGTTCCCTCAGGCCTGTCTGGAATTGAAGTCCAAGGTCGTGGATCTGAGCTGGATGGACCGGGTGGTCAGGCCGGACCGCGTTTTGCCGGCCTGGTCCATGAACGCGCCCGAGATCCAGGCTGACCAGGAGGGCGGCAGCGCATCCCTGGAAGAGCGCCTGCGGGCCGCCCGGATTTGTGCCCAGGCCGGCTTTCGCGTCTGCCTGCATTTTGACCCGGTCATCCCTTTTTCCGGCTGGGAGCGTGGCTATACCCAAACCGTTGAGATGATCGCGGACCACCTTCGTCCCGAGGATGTGGCCTACATCAGCCTGGGTTCGCTGCGCTTCATGCCGGAACTCAAGCAACGCATCGAGGAGAACCACCCCCAGGCCCGCTACATCTACGCAGAATTCATCACCGGCCTGGACGGCAAGCAACGGCTGCTGCGCCCCCAGCGGGTCCGCCAACTGCGCCATGTGGCCGAAGGGCTGCGCCGGGCCGGCTTTCAGGGTCTGTACTTGTGCATGGAGTCCGACGAGGTCTGGAACGCGGTTTTCGGGTACACGCCAAAGGAGTTGGGCGGGCTGGGTCGGTATTTGATGCGCCGGGCCTTTGGGGAGTGAAGTTCATGAAAACGGCGGCATGGTCACCGACTATGCTGCCGGAACCACTGCTCCAAGGTGGTGCAGTGTCGGCAGGCACCGCGTTTTTGGAAAAGCCTGATCAGGGCGACGCCGACGAGAAAGCCCCCGATGTGCGCCCACCAGGCAATGCCGCCGCCCATGCCGTTGAAGATCAGGGAAAAAACACCGGAAAGGATCTGGATCAGGAACCAGATGCTGAGAAAGATGACCGCTGGGACTTCAAAAAAGTAGGGGAGAAAAAAAATGGGGACCAGGGCCACCACCTTGGCATGGGGGTAGAGCAGCAGATATGCGCCCATGACTCCGGCAATTGCCCCGGAGGCGCCAATAACCGGAACCTGTGAGCCGAGATTGAATACCAGGTGGATGAGGATCGCGCCGAGACCGCAGAGCAGATAGAAAAGCAAAAACCGCAATGGCCCCATGACGTCCTCCACGTTGTCCCCGAATATCCAGAGCATCCACATGTTCAACAGAAAGTGCAGCCATCCGGCATGGAGGAACATGTGCGTGATCAGGGTCGTGGCCCAATTCGGCGCGTATCCGACAAATTCAGCCCAGGCCGGATCGGTTACCCTGGCCGGAACCATGCCGAAGATGTGGGTGAACTGCAGCAGTTCCCGCCCGGTCATGGTCAATTGCAGGAGGAAAACCGCCGTGTTCAGGATGATAATCAGCCACACTCCGTAGGACGGACCGCGGCTGGGGATGTTATCTCGCAGTGGAATCATGGTATTCCCTCTGGGGTGCGGGGATGACCAGGGCTTGGACATGGGCCAGGCGGCGACGGACGTCCTGATTGCGCAGCCACCGCAGGACCCTCGACAGTCTGAGCGCCACCTGGGCAAGGCCTTCCCGGGTGCCGGGGTTGTTGATGACCAGACCGCAGGATTGGAGTTTTTTCTCCTCGGGCCATTGCCAGGATTCCATGTCGGCCAGCAGATTGTCGTCCCAGCCGCGATGCGCGCGCAGCCAGTCCCGGCGGCGGTGTGGATCGCAGGCCAAACCGACAATCAGGTCGAAGCCGGAGGTCCAGCCGGACTCCAGGAGCAGCGGAACTTCGGCAACGGTGACCCGAGCCGCGTAATTCGTTTTCCAGAACGCGTGCAGGTGGTGTTTGACCAAGGGGTGGATCATGGCCTCCACCTCCCGGCGCAGCCCGGGAATGTCCCGCATGGCCTGCAGAAGGGCCTTCTTGTCAACGGGTTCCGTGGGCATCGGAGTGAAGCGTTCACCGTAGCGACGCCGGAGCAGTTCCCAGCCGTTTTGACCCGGGCGATACAGTTCGGCCACGGCCCTGTCCGCACTCCAGACCGGAATGCCCTGTCCGGCCAAATCAGCCAAAAGCAGGCTCTTGCCGCAACCGGGCATGCCGATCAGGCCGACGCGCTGGGTGGTGCGGGAACCAACCAGGATGGTCTGAAACATGTCCTTGGGCGGTGCCACCTGGAAATCCATGGGCTCTTCACTGCGCGGGTGTGGAAGACCCAATTTCCAGGCGTGCAGCATAGGACGTTGCAGCACCATGTTCAACCCGGGGATTGCCGATTGCCATGATGCATGCGCTGCCGGGCAATAGGTCGGGTCACCTAGCAGAGGGTGGTCGATGTGTTGCATGTGCACCCGGATCTGATGGGTCCGCCCGCTGAGAATGCGCACGCAAAGCAGGCTGAATCGGTCCCCTGGTGCTGTCCAGAGCAGCGTATACTCGCTGTGTGCCGGTTTGCCGCCCTTGGCCACCACGGCCATGCGGGTTTTGGAGGTCGGGTGACGGCCGATGGGGGCATCAACGAGGCCACTCGAATCGGGGCGACCGTGCACCAAGGCCAAGTAGACCTTTTTTACGCCCCGCTCGGCAAAGGAGGCAGTCAAGCGCAGCCTGGCCGCTTCGGTCAAGGCCACGGCCATCAGGCCGGTGGTGTCCTTGTCCAATCGGTGCACGATGCCGGGCCGGGCGCCCTCCAACTGTGAGAGTTCCGGAAAATGGTGCAGCAGGCGGTGGACCAGCGTGCCGTGGTCCAGCCCCGGAGCGGGATGGACCACCAGCCCGGCAGGCTTGTTCAAAACCACCAGATCATCGTCGTAGTAAAGGATGCGCAGTGTTCGGTTTTCAGGCTGTAACGCAGCCTGCGGGGGGATCTTCCCCAACTCCAGGCGTTCGCCTGTAGCGAGGCGTCGTCCCGGGCGGAGGCAGGGGCGGCCATCAACCGTGGCAAAACCGCTTTTGATCCAGGCCTGAATTTTGGAACGGGTAATGCCGAGGTGCCTGGTGCGATCCATCAAGAACTGGTCCAGCCGAATCCCGGCCTGGCCTTGGTCGACGACGGCAACCAGTTCCACCTGCTCTGGTTGGGGCTCAGCAGGGGAGGACATGGGGAGGCGGATAGCAGCCGATGCACACGTGGGTTTTCATCGGGGAGTGTTGTAAGAAGGAAAAATGAAGTTGGAGTGGTGGGGGACGGTTCAGGGCGACGGTTTCTTTGCACCGTCGCGCCATGGATCCCGACATATGCCCGGATTGACCGGGTTGCTGTTCAAGGTCTGAACAATCGGTCCAACGTTTAAGCCTCAAAATATCGGATGGACATCGGGCTTGGGGGCATAACTGAGTGTTGAAAAAGCCCTTATCTGGCAGTCCGCTCAAAAACCCCAAGAGCAAGGAGCAAAAAAAGCTACCGGACACGTCCTGTGTCCGGCCCTCACGGGCTGTGGCTTCGCCACATTTTCGATTTGCCGTCCTGGCAATCGAATCAAGATCGAAGCGTATTTATTCATACGTGAGAGTTTGAACTTTTTGCAGCGACGCAGCAATTGGGAGTTTTTCAACGGACTGTCAAGTGATCCGCTCTCTGGCTTTTCTGTCCTCCACATAGCGGGCCACGACCTGGGCGGCAGTGCAGCCTTCGGCCGCGGCAGTGACGATCTGCTTGACATATTTTTCCCGCAGATCGCCGATGACGTAAAACCCGGGAATGTTGGTTTCACACTTCTCGTTGGTGACCACAAAACCGTCAGTGTTCATTTTTACTCCGGCAGGTACCAGCTTCTTATTGGGCTCAAAGCCGATGAACACGAAAACACCGTCCGCATCCAGGTGGTGTGTGGCGGCGTTTTGCACGTTTTTCAGTTCCACACCGGTGACTCCCGAGTCATCAGCCGTGATCGCCGTGACCACGCTGTCCATGTGCAGGATGACCCGCGGCTCGCTGCGGATGCGTTTTTGGAGGATCATCCCGGCCCGAAACGTATCCCTGCGGTGGACGATATGGACTTCCTTGGAAATTTTCGCCAGGAACAGGGACTCTTCCAAAGCAGAGTCGCCGCCACCCACCACCACGACCTGCTTGCCGCGGAAGAAGAAACCGTCGCAAACCGCGCAGTAGGAAACCCCCTTGCCATAGTTTTCGGTTTCCCCGGGAATACCCAATTGGCGCGGATGCCCGCCACAGGCCAAAATCACGGCCAGGGCGTGCAGTTCTGATCCGTCGTCGAGGCGGACGGTGTGCGCATCCAGGCCCGGCTCGACCTCCAGGACCTCTCTATTCAATATTTCCAGGCCGCAGGAACGGGCATGTTCCGCCATGGCCTCTGCCAAAGCGGTACCTTGGATGGACTTTGTTCCCGGCCAGTTTTCGATCGTATCCGTGTTGTTCAGCTGCCCGCCGGGAACGCCCTTTTCAATCAGTACCGTGTGCAGTGCGGCGCGTTGCGCATATATTCCGGCGGTCAGGCCTCCAGGGCCGCTGCCGATAATGATCAGATCGTGAATGGTCAGATCCGCCATGATGGTCGCTCCTTCAGTTGCTAGAGGGAAGAAAAGAGAGACAAGGATTGCTATCCATCCCGAATCAGTCCTGACCGTGAGGCCATGTCACGTAACATGAGTTTCTTGCGGAAAAAACGTTGTCGCAACTTGACGGCGGCCAACTTTTTTCCGCGGTATCCGCCTGATGGATGCATTCCGATGCGGGCGTCATGCCGACGTTCGCCTGCGAAGGGTTGCAGAGCCCCGCTTCCGGGTGGCCTGATTTTCTCTGTCAGGTCAGGGAGTGCGTTTGGCAGCGCACTATCGTGACGCCGGCCGCAGGACGTCCTGGCGCAGCACCCGGATTTCGGCCGCGCGATACAGCTCGGCCACGAATGCCTGCAGGAATTCGCGTTGGCGAGACTGGAGCAGAGCGCTGCGCCAGTCGGCCCGCTCCGCAAGCCATAGTTCCTCGCTGGGGGCAATGCGCTCGTGTACGCGAGCAACGATGAATGCGTCTTGCAACTGATATACCTGCGGCAGCCACTCCCCGATTTCGGCGGTGAATGCGTCTTTGCCCAGACTGGGATGAAACCCCAGGCCGGGGATGAACCCCTGGCGTCCGAAGGCAGCACTGGTCTGTAATTCCTCGGGGTCGTAGGCCTGGGGATCCTCAGCGTGTATCAATTCCAGAGCCTGCTCGGCCTTGGCCCGTGCGGCCTCCTTGGCCATGTCCAGGCGAAGCTGGGTGAGGATACGCTCACGGACGTCCTCCAAGGGACGCACGTGTTGCGGCTCAAAGTCGATGCGTCGTGCCAGGAGATAGCCGTCGGCCAGGAGAAGGGGAGTCTGGGTGGTTTCGCCGTCCTGAAGGCCGAACAACACGGCAACGGCTTCGGGAGTCAGGTCCAGCTCAGCCGGGGATTGGCCCATGGGGAAGAAATCCGTGGTGCGCAGGGGAAGGTCCAGCATTTCAGCTGCCGTCTCCAGGGATTCACCGACAATGAGCTGTTCCATGGCCAGATCCAGGGCCTCGGCAAGCCGGTCAAGACCGTGCTCCTCGGCCAACCGGGCCCGGATGGTCCCGGCGACGTCTTCCAGAGGCACCACGCCACTATCTCGACGCTCCTGGACCTGGATCAGATGCCAGCCAAACGGGGTACGCACCGGTTCACTGGTATGACCAGGTTCAAGGGCAAACGCCGCGTCCTCAAAGGCATCAACCATTTCGCCACGGCCGAACCAGCCCAGATCGCCACCCTGGGCCGCGCTGGCGTCGTCGGAGTATTCCCTGGCCAATTCGGCAAAAGATTCTCCTGCCTGCATCCGAACCAGCAGCTGCACCAGTTTTTCCCGAACCTGATCCTCCGCGGTCTGCGAGTCGTCCTCGGGGGTGATGAGAATGTGTCGAGCGTGGACCTGCTCGGGAACCGCAAATTCGTGGGCCATATTCGTGTAATATGCCTCGATCTCTTCCTGGGTGACGCGGGTTGGATCGGCCAGTTCGGCCGGGCTGATATGCAGATAGGCGATGCGGATTCTGGGAGGAACCTGGAAGGTGTCCACGTTGGCCTGATAGTGGGCCTCGATGGCCTCTTCATCCACCTCGAACCGATCCAGTTCCATGGTCCAGGGAAACGAGAGGTAGTTCAGCACGGTTTCTTCTTGAGCAAATGTGAAGAAATCGCGGGCATCCTGGTCGGAAATCGTGGCGGGCAGGCCGATGAATTCCCCGAGGCGCTGGATTTTCAGGTCCCCGCGGAAATCACGTTCAAACTGCGCGGGGGTCAGGTTGTGGGCGCGCAATACCGCCTGGTACTGGGCTGGACTGAAGCGGTCGTCCTGGTCGCGAAAAACGAGCATCTCCACGATGGATTGGCGCAGCTCCTGGGCGGTAACATTGATGCCAAGCCGGGTGGCTTCCTGCTCCATAAGCTTGGCGTTGACCATTTGACCGAAAATCTGACCACGGAAATCCATCCGTTCCAGTTCTTCCACGGATATGTTTGGATTTTCCTGACGCAGGTTGTCCAACGTCTGCCGATAAACCCGTTGAAAGTCTTCCAGCAGCAACGGGCTGCCGTTGATTTCCGCCAGGATGTCGCCCCGCTCGCTTCGGAAGCTGCCGACTCCCCAGAAGACGAAAACCAGGATGATGATGCCGAATATGACTTTGACGCCCCAGGACTGGGCGTTACGGCGAATTGCGTCAAGCATTGGTGCTCCTTGATCTGGTAGCCGCGGTGGATTGGAGGATACCAGGAATCAGTTTATTTCTTGCGGGCCTTTATCAGGTTCAAGAGACCGCCGACCTTGATAATCTCAAGCTCTTTGGGGGTCAAATCGTGGCGGACAGACATCTTTGTGCCGTCGTCAAGACGCAGAGCTGCTTCGGAACTCGTGAACAGGCTGGAGCTGGTGAGTTCGACATTTTGCCCCAGGGAGATCTTCTGGTGGTCAGCGGGATCGGCGAAAACCAATGGGAGAATGCCGAAATTGATCAGGTTGGCCTTGTGAATCCGGGCAAAGGATTTGGCCAGGACGATCCGGACGCCCAGGTGACGGGGGCCGAGAGCGGCGTGCTCCCGGCTGGAGCCTTGCCCGTAGTTCTCCCCGCCGACAATGATTCCGGTCTCGGCGTTTTGCGCCCTGTTGACGAAATCCGGGTCGACCCGGTTGAAAATATAGGTGCTGATCGCCGGAAGGTTGGAGCGCAGGGCCGTGACCGCCGCTCCGCCTGGCAGGATATGGTCCGTCGTGATGTTGTCGCCCAGGACGATCAGGACCTGGGCACGGATCT
This is a stretch of genomic DNA from Desulfonatronum thioautotrophicum. It encodes these proteins:
- a CDS encoding peptidylprolyl isomerase, with protein sequence MLDAIRRNAQSWGVKVIFGIIILVFVFWGVGSFRSERGDILAEINGSPLLLEDFQRVYRQTLDNLRQENPNISVEELERMDFRGQIFGQMVNAKLMEQEATRLGINVTAQELRQSIVEMLVFRDQDDRFSPAQYQAVLRAHNLTPAQFERDFRGDLKIQRLGEFIGLPATISDQDARDFFTFAQEETVLNYLSFPWTMELDRFEVDEEAIEAHYQANVDTFQVPPRIRIAYLHISPAELADPTRVTQEEIEAYYTNMAHEFAVPEQVHARHILITPEDDSQTAEDQVREKLVQLLVRMQAGESFAELAREYSDDASAAQGGDLGWFGRGEMVDAFEDAAFALEPGHTSEPVRTPFGWHLIQVQERRDSGVVPLEDVAGTIRARLAEEHGLDRLAEALDLAMEQLIVGESLETAAEMLDLPLRTTDFFPMGQSPAELDLTPEAVAVLFGLQDGETTQTPLLLADGYLLARRIDFEPQHVRPLEDVRERILTQLRLDMAKEAARAKAEQALELIHAEDPQAYDPEELQTSAAFGRQGFIPGLGFHPSLGKDAFTAEIGEWLPQVYQLQDAFIVARVHERIAPSEELWLAERADWRSALLQSRQREFLQAFVAELYRAAEIRVLRQDVLRPASR